A single region of the Salvelinus sp. IW2-2015 linkage group LG20, ASM291031v2, whole genome shotgun sequence genome encodes:
- the LOC111981829 gene encoding relaxin-3-like, whose translation MPLKLTTVILVCVGSLFLCASAQSLSRDYGVKLCGREFIRAVIFTCGGSRWKRSLDEDLDPFQPSSYSDVTEGSRINWPHGHGQDQAADHPLQLSSSSLADLLSLLGGVGDHRGSMVDVNSSEGLQNQASVLGGVAKNPSVNWPRRDRQKRNFSLGLAGMCCNQGCTKNDIGRLC comes from the exons ATGCCTCTAAAGCTTACTACTGTTATCCTTGTGTGTGTTGGTAGTTTGTTCTTGTGTGCGAGCGCTCAAAGCCTATCACGAGACTACGGGGTGAAACTGTGCGGCAGAGAGTTTATAAGAGCCGTTATCTTCACGTGCGGCGGGTCCCGTTGGAAACGATCCTTAGATGAAGACTTGG ATCCCTTCCAGCCCAGTTCCTACAGTGATGTCACGGAGGGCAGCAGAATCAACTGGCCTCACGGACATGGTCAAGACCAGGCAGCAGACCACCCTCTCCAGCTATCTTCATCCTCCCTggcagacctcctctcactcttgGGCGGAGTGGGAGACCATAGGGGGTCAATGGTTGATGTCAACTCCAGCGAGGGTCTTCAGAACCAGGCTTCAGTGCTGGGAGGAGTGGCCAAGAACCCGAGCGTCAACTGGCCACGCCGCGACAGACAAAAGAGGAACTTTTCCCTGGGCTTAGCTGGCATGTGCTGTAACCAGGGTTGCACTAAGAATGACATTGGGCGTCTGTGCTGA